A genomic region of Arachis hypogaea cultivar Tifrunner chromosome 5, arahy.Tifrunner.gnm2.J5K5, whole genome shotgun sequence contains the following coding sequences:
- the LOC112799753 gene encoding uncharacterized protein isoform X1 — translation MVWQRVLLVHISHLISTFSSLKLASAVAIAVANPTDLVKVRLQAEGKLPVILEKLRVVEEKRQEVEARARELGKQVKLLVRKWKEIVDEWVRLNQPGGTAFFMGKTKPQLKYFGTFFLVKKLEIQVFDDNCWHCIYICNRWGLSTAENHPKRA, via the exons ATGGTTTGGCAGAGAGTACTTTTAGTTCATATATCTCATCTTATAAGTACTTTTAGTTCTCTAAAATTAGCAA GTGCTGTGGCAATTGCAGTTGCAAATCCAACTGATCTTGTGAAAGTTAGACTACAAGCAGAAGGAAAATTGCCAGTTATATTAGAAAAG TTAAGAGTTGTAGAGGAAAAACGCCAAGAAGTAGAGGCCAGAGCTAGGGAGCTTGGTAAACAGGTGAAGCTACTTGTGAG GAAGTGGAAGGAAATTGTGGATGAGTGGGTGAGGTTGAATCAACCGGGTGGAACAGCTTTTTTCATGGGTAAAACCAAACCTCAACTCAAATATTTTGGGACATTTTTCTTAGTTAAGAAATTAGAaatccaagtgtttgatgataATTGTTGGCATTGCATTTACATTTGCAACCGATGGGGACTCTCCACCGCTGAAAACCACCCAAAACGGGCATAA
- the LOC112799753 gene encoding uncharacterized protein isoform X2 → MDSCLFTMKNKCYSVWIHNAIIFYFVLSTGAVAIAVANPTDLVKVRLQAEGKLPVILEKLRVVEEKRQEVEARARELGKQVKLLVRKWKEIVDEWVRLNQPGGTAFFMGKTKPQLKYFGTFFLVKKLEIQVFDDNCWHCIYICNRWGLSTAENHPKRA, encoded by the exons ATGGATTCTTGTCTTTTTACTATGAAGAATAAATGTTATTCTGTTTGGATACATAATGcaattattttttactttgtGTTATCAACAGGTGCTGTGGCAATTGCAGTTGCAAATCCAACTGATCTTGTGAAAGTTAGACTACAAGCAGAAGGAAAATTGCCAGTTATATTAGAAAAG TTAAGAGTTGTAGAGGAAAAACGCCAAGAAGTAGAGGCCAGAGCTAGGGAGCTTGGTAAACAGGTGAAGCTACTTGTGAG GAAGTGGAAGGAAATTGTGGATGAGTGGGTGAGGTTGAATCAACCGGGTGGAACAGCTTTTTTCATGGGTAAAACCAAACCTCAACTCAAATATTTTGGGACATTTTTCTTAGTTAAGAAATTAGAaatccaagtgtttgatgataATTGTTGGCATTGCATTTACATTTGCAACCGATGGGGACTCTCCACCGCTGAAAACCACCCAAAACGGGCATAA
- the LOC112801859 gene encoding uncharacterized protein isoform X2 yields the protein MHCNLQEIEKDSPKVSEVRKDSTSTLPQQQNKTSSFEDCGDSSVSSISTDSGCAVLTFLNFEPDGNWRIVAIPVRCLSHINLASGLHMDGLQLLLPPPPIDRLKIDQCKGPRSPLPHYAYSVKSFTRRNDNGSNVRRRCQNKIAKKAAQLNELNDVLGNSHSQSSLVCSSGLFPDSSAAVNSSDKLMSTTKEDKSLKKNSRKRLRKKIRQSKKKSSDSGSAEQEVPSLASETCSSNDMDKEAALMTYTAELEISSSDDRLVKDDCERSEMNGSTGVPESYKTFIDDIVDSLVLDSVSVGSHSDASTKDGETGIQSSKGGCGIASNSGDGYFPGQNVTNGVRDNCERNEGIRNGGQNFAPNDKRAKQKRTVSKSSGFNKFGNLGVSHGRPGKENSHSIWQKVQKKGSEECSGDSKKVNTSLSQSDSTVKEDPPIVQKPSSSSVNVTLKTDDKNPVKNKVDRKTKVKMDSTSRKGLGSYSRKGSHFDRSTLNDDATVCSQQNDMSHVSYQENNQQRLTSVSGLSSDTNCVTDGFQTNRVEQITSELVHSSESESPKKACNDIASMNTENIDIQDSSLATPCEDSDQLNMSNEQSSISCNPLGDEADQREKEVSHADYNAQSHSSGTSGLWKWIPIGKKDTGLTKPESSSSSPEHSDAPHSKNINLVSNVEPQVASTSQNQDSSLNASRTGTGQVYSNFGGLVEGENQALGNQVACTVIENSVNHDAANQMVYECENQEILDNDSYRIAQAVNDACGAQLACEALHMATGDPIAEIERLLHFCSPVICQSSNSPGCFTCAQNSVGCVSLCRHDIPDVSLGCLWQWYEKHGSYGLEIRAQDYENSKKLGGIGNSMFRAYFVPSLSAVQLFKNHENQLANGDDEFPFITSTCYSDLELLYEYFELEQPQQRRPLYDKIQELVGGDTPMLAQTYGDPSKLESINLRDLHPRSWYSVAWYPIYRIPDGNFRAAFLTYHSLGHLVRRSRNPDSPTVGSCVVSPAVGLQSYNAQGECWFQLRQSALAAEMLGLNPSILLKERLRTLEETASLMAKAVVNKGNKICANRHPDYEFFLSRRRY from the exons ATGCATTGCAACCTTCAAGAGATAGAAAAGGATAGTCCAAAAGTTTCAGAAGTGAGAAAGGATTCTACATCAACATTACctcaacaacaaaataaaacctcTTCTTTCGAG GATTGTGGAGATTCTTCTGTTTCAAGCATTAGCACTGATAGTGG GTGTGCTGTCCTTACATTCCTTAATTTCGAGCCGGATGGAAACTGGAGAATTGTTGCCATACCAGTACGCTGCCTCAGTCATATTAACTTAGCTTCCGGTCTACATATGGATGGTCTGCAACTTCTTTTACCTCCTCCGCCTATTGATAGGTTGAAGATTGACCAGTGTAAGGGTCCAAGAAGTCCTCTTCCTCACTATGCTTATTCAGTCAAATCATTCACAAGAAGAAACGATAATGGTTCGAATGTGCGTCGTCGATGTCAAAATAAGATTGCTAAGAAAGCTGCTCAACTGAATGAACTGAATGATGTTTTGGGTAATTCTCATTCCCAAAGTTCATTGGTGTGCAGCTCTGGCTTGTTTCCAGATAGTTCGGCTGCAGTTAATTCATCTGATAAGTTGATGAGTACCACCAAGGAAGACAAGTCTCtgaagaaaaactcaagaaaaagGTTGAGAAAGAAAATTAGACAGAGCAAGAAGAAATCAAGTGATAGTGGCTCTGCCGAACAAGAAGTTCCTAGTTTGGCTTCTGAAACTTGCAGTAGCAATGACATGGATAAGGAGGCTGCACTTATGACATATACAGCAGAACTAGAAATATCATCTTCTGATGATAGATTAGTAAAAGATGATTGCGAAAGGAGTGAAATGAATGGCAGCACGGGAGTTCCTGAAAGCTACAAGACTTTTATTGATGATATAGTAGACTCTTTGGTGTTGGATTCAGTTTCAGTTGGTTCACACAGTGATGCAAGTACAAAAGATGGTGAAACAGGAATACAATCTAGTAAAGGAGGCTGCGGAATTGCTTCAAATTCAGGAGATGGGTATTTTCCTGGCCAAAATGTAACGAATGGGGTTCGGGACAACTGTGAACGTAATGAGGGAATTAGGAATGGTGGTCAAAATTTTGCGCCTAATGATAAGAGAGCAAAGCAAAAGAGAACAGTGTCAAAGAGTTCTGGTTTTAACAAATTTGGGAATCTTGGAGTCTCGCATGGTCGACCAGGGAAGGAAAACAGTCATTCCATCTGGCAAAAGGTTCAGAAGAAAGGTTCCGAAGAATGCAGTGGTGATTCGAAGAAAGTGAACACAAGTTTGTCACAATCTGACTCCACTGTGAAAGAGGATCCGCCAATTGTCCAAAAACCCAGTTCTAGTAGTGTAAATGTTACGTTGAAAACGGATGATAAAAATCCTGTAAAAAATAAAGTTGATAGGAAAACAAAAGTGAAAATGGACTCCACTTCAAGGAAAGGTCTCGGTAGTTATTCTAGGAAGGGTTCCCATTTTGACCGGTCCACATTAAATGATGATGCAACGGTGTGTTCTCAACAGAATGATATGTCACATGTCTCTTATCAGGAAAATAATCAACAAAGGTTAACTAGTGTTTCCGGATTGAGTTCTGATACTAATTGCGTGACGGATGGGTTCCAGACCAACAGAGTTGAACAGATAACATCTGAACTAGTTCACAGTTCAGAATCAGAGTCTCCCAAAAAGGCCTGCAATGATATTGCAAGCATGAATACGGAAAATATAGACATTCAAGATAGCTCATTAGCAACGCCTTGTGAGGACTCGGACCAATTGAACATGTCTAATGAGCAATCATCCATATCTTGTAATCCTTTAGGTGATGAGGCTGATCAACGAGAAAAAGAAGTTTCCCATGCAGACTACAATGCACAAAGCCACAGTTCTGGAACCAGTGGCCTTTGGAAATGGATACCAATTGGGAAAAAGGATACGGGGTTGACAAAACCCGAGAGTAGTAGTTCTTCACCGGAACATTCTGATGCACCGCATAGCAAAAATATTAACTTAGTTAGCAATGTTGAACCACAGGTAGCTTCTACTTCGCAAAATCAGGATTCATCACTAAATGCAAGTCGAACAGGCACAGGTCAGGTTTATAGTAATTTTGGTGGTCTAGTTGAGGGTGAGAATCAGGCATTAGGTAATCAGGTTGCATGTACAGTGATAGAGAACAGTGTCAATCATGATGCAGCTAATCAGATGGTTTACGAATGTGAGAATCAAGAGATATTAGACAACGATTCCTACAGAATAGCCCAAGCTGTGAACGATGCGTGTGGGGCACAACTGGCTTGTGAAGCTTTACACATGGCCACAGGTGATCCAATTGCGGAGATCGAAAGATTACTTCACTTTTGTAGTCCTGTTATATGTCAATCTTCCAATTCACCTGGTTGTTTCACGTGCGCTCAGAACTCTGTGGGTTGTGTCTCgctctgtagacatgatatacCCGACGTATCTTTGGGATGCCTGTGGCAGTGGTATGAGAAACATGGGAGCTATGGTTTGGAGATAAGGGCTCAggattatgaaaattcaaaaaaacttGGTGGTATTGGTAATTCTATGTTTCGTGCGTATTTTGTCCCTTCTTTGTCAGCAGTTCAGCTGTTTAAAAACCATGAGAATCAACTAGCAAATGGTGATGACGAATTTCCATTTATCACCTCGACATGCTATAGTGATTTGGAGCTTCTGTATGAATATTTTGAATTGGAACAACCTCAACAAAGGCGGCCTCTATATGACAA GATACAGGAGTTGGTTGGAGGAGATACACCAATGTTAGCTCAAACTTACGGGGACCCATCCAAACTGGAATCAATCAACCTGCGAGATCTTCATCCTAGATCTTG GTACTCTGTTGCATGGTATCCTATTTACCGTATACCGGATGGCAACTTCCGAGCAGCTTTCTTGACCTATCATTCACTTGGACATTTGGTTCGTAGAAGTAGAAACCCTGATTCACCAACTGTAGGTTCTTGCGTAGTATCTCCAGCCGTCGGTCTCCAAAGCTACAATGCCCAG GGTGAATGCTGGTTCCAGCTGAGGCAATCTGCACTGGCAGCAGAGATGCTGGGCTTAAACCCTTCTATCCTTCTCAAAGAACGGCTGCGGACGCTCGAGGAAACGGCTTCTCTCATGGCGAAAGCTGTTGTCAACAAGGGCAACAAAATCTGCGCAAATAGACATCCTGATTACGAGTTTTTTCTCTCTAGGCGACGATACTGA
- the LOC112799753 gene encoding uncharacterized protein isoform X4, which yields MVWQRVLLVHISHLISTFSSLKLASAVAIAVANPTDLVKVRLQAEGKLPVILEKLRVVEEKRQEVEARARELGKQVKLLVRKWKEIVDEWVRLNQPGGTAFFMDS from the exons ATGGTTTGGCAGAGAGTACTTTTAGTTCATATATCTCATCTTATAAGTACTTTTAGTTCTCTAAAATTAGCAA GTGCTGTGGCAATTGCAGTTGCAAATCCAACTGATCTTGTGAAAGTTAGACTACAAGCAGAAGGAAAATTGCCAGTTATATTAGAAAAG TTAAGAGTTGTAGAGGAAAAACGCCAAGAAGTAGAGGCCAGAGCTAGGGAGCTTGGTAAACAGGTGAAGCTACTTGTGAG GAAGTGGAAGGAAATTGTGGATGAGTGGGTGAGGTTGAATCAACCGGGTGGAACAGCTTTTTTCATGG ATTCTTGA
- the LOC112801859 gene encoding uncharacterized protein isoform X1, which translates to MKNVNCSQNQFFFGFFNFSCGASLHFIGEYTLLATELRDCVGVSALKAEDTTGDWLIKKRVVEAWKNKNNKATKLFIPFAKSLMARKMHCNLQEIEKDSPKVSEVRKDSTSTLPQQQNKTSSFEDCGDSSVSSISTDSGCAVLTFLNFEPDGNWRIVAIPVRCLSHINLASGLHMDGLQLLLPPPPIDRLKIDQCKGPRSPLPHYAYSVKSFTRRNDNGSNVRRRCQNKIAKKAAQLNELNDVLGNSHSQSSLVCSSGLFPDSSAAVNSSDKLMSTTKEDKSLKKNSRKRLRKKIRQSKKKSSDSGSAEQEVPSLASETCSSNDMDKEAALMTYTAELEISSSDDRLVKDDCERSEMNGSTGVPESYKTFIDDIVDSLVLDSVSVGSHSDASTKDGETGIQSSKGGCGIASNSGDGYFPGQNVTNGVRDNCERNEGIRNGGQNFAPNDKRAKQKRTVSKSSGFNKFGNLGVSHGRPGKENSHSIWQKVQKKGSEECSGDSKKVNTSLSQSDSTVKEDPPIVQKPSSSSVNVTLKTDDKNPVKNKVDRKTKVKMDSTSRKGLGSYSRKGSHFDRSTLNDDATVCSQQNDMSHVSYQENNQQRLTSVSGLSSDTNCVTDGFQTNRVEQITSELVHSSESESPKKACNDIASMNTENIDIQDSSLATPCEDSDQLNMSNEQSSISCNPLGDEADQREKEVSHADYNAQSHSSGTSGLWKWIPIGKKDTGLTKPESSSSSPEHSDAPHSKNINLVSNVEPQVASTSQNQDSSLNASRTGTGQVYSNFGGLVEGENQALGNQVACTVIENSVNHDAANQMVYECENQEILDNDSYRIAQAVNDACGAQLACEALHMATGDPIAEIERLLHFCSPVICQSSNSPGCFTCAQNSVGCVSLCRHDIPDVSLGCLWQWYEKHGSYGLEIRAQDYENSKKLGGIGNSMFRAYFVPSLSAVQLFKNHENQLANGDDEFPFITSTCYSDLELLYEYFELEQPQQRRPLYDKIQELVGGDTPMLAQTYGDPSKLESINLRDLHPRSWYSVAWYPIYRIPDGNFRAAFLTYHSLGHLVRRSRNPDSPTVGSCVVSPAVGLQSYNAQGECWFQLRQSALAAEMLGLNPSILLKERLRTLEETASLMAKAVVNKGNKICANRHPDYEFFLSRRRY; encoded by the exons ATGAAAAATGTGAATTGCagtcaaaatcaattctttttcggatttttcaatttttcttgcgGTGCGTCTCTTCACTTCATTGGAGAGTATACCCTTTTGGCCACTGAGCTGCGTGACTGTGTTGGAGTTAGTGCACTGAAAGCAG AGGACACAACGGGTGACTGGTTGATAAAGAAGAGAGTCGTTGAGGCTTGGAAGAACAAGAACAACAAAGCTACCAAACTCTTCATACCCTTTGCAAAATCTCTCATG GCAAGGAAGATGCATTGCAACCTTCAAGAGATAGAAAAGGATAGTCCAAAAGTTTCAGAAGTGAGAAAGGATTCTACATCAACATTACctcaacaacaaaataaaacctcTTCTTTCGAG GATTGTGGAGATTCTTCTGTTTCAAGCATTAGCACTGATAGTGG GTGTGCTGTCCTTACATTCCTTAATTTCGAGCCGGATGGAAACTGGAGAATTGTTGCCATACCAGTACGCTGCCTCAGTCATATTAACTTAGCTTCCGGTCTACATATGGATGGTCTGCAACTTCTTTTACCTCCTCCGCCTATTGATAGGTTGAAGATTGACCAGTGTAAGGGTCCAAGAAGTCCTCTTCCTCACTATGCTTATTCAGTCAAATCATTCACAAGAAGAAACGATAATGGTTCGAATGTGCGTCGTCGATGTCAAAATAAGATTGCTAAGAAAGCTGCTCAACTGAATGAACTGAATGATGTTTTGGGTAATTCTCATTCCCAAAGTTCATTGGTGTGCAGCTCTGGCTTGTTTCCAGATAGTTCGGCTGCAGTTAATTCATCTGATAAGTTGATGAGTACCACCAAGGAAGACAAGTCTCtgaagaaaaactcaagaaaaagGTTGAGAAAGAAAATTAGACAGAGCAAGAAGAAATCAAGTGATAGTGGCTCTGCCGAACAAGAAGTTCCTAGTTTGGCTTCTGAAACTTGCAGTAGCAATGACATGGATAAGGAGGCTGCACTTATGACATATACAGCAGAACTAGAAATATCATCTTCTGATGATAGATTAGTAAAAGATGATTGCGAAAGGAGTGAAATGAATGGCAGCACGGGAGTTCCTGAAAGCTACAAGACTTTTATTGATGATATAGTAGACTCTTTGGTGTTGGATTCAGTTTCAGTTGGTTCACACAGTGATGCAAGTACAAAAGATGGTGAAACAGGAATACAATCTAGTAAAGGAGGCTGCGGAATTGCTTCAAATTCAGGAGATGGGTATTTTCCTGGCCAAAATGTAACGAATGGGGTTCGGGACAACTGTGAACGTAATGAGGGAATTAGGAATGGTGGTCAAAATTTTGCGCCTAATGATAAGAGAGCAAAGCAAAAGAGAACAGTGTCAAAGAGTTCTGGTTTTAACAAATTTGGGAATCTTGGAGTCTCGCATGGTCGACCAGGGAAGGAAAACAGTCATTCCATCTGGCAAAAGGTTCAGAAGAAAGGTTCCGAAGAATGCAGTGGTGATTCGAAGAAAGTGAACACAAGTTTGTCACAATCTGACTCCACTGTGAAAGAGGATCCGCCAATTGTCCAAAAACCCAGTTCTAGTAGTGTAAATGTTACGTTGAAAACGGATGATAAAAATCCTGTAAAAAATAAAGTTGATAGGAAAACAAAAGTGAAAATGGACTCCACTTCAAGGAAAGGTCTCGGTAGTTATTCTAGGAAGGGTTCCCATTTTGACCGGTCCACATTAAATGATGATGCAACGGTGTGTTCTCAACAGAATGATATGTCACATGTCTCTTATCAGGAAAATAATCAACAAAGGTTAACTAGTGTTTCCGGATTGAGTTCTGATACTAATTGCGTGACGGATGGGTTCCAGACCAACAGAGTTGAACAGATAACATCTGAACTAGTTCACAGTTCAGAATCAGAGTCTCCCAAAAAGGCCTGCAATGATATTGCAAGCATGAATACGGAAAATATAGACATTCAAGATAGCTCATTAGCAACGCCTTGTGAGGACTCGGACCAATTGAACATGTCTAATGAGCAATCATCCATATCTTGTAATCCTTTAGGTGATGAGGCTGATCAACGAGAAAAAGAAGTTTCCCATGCAGACTACAATGCACAAAGCCACAGTTCTGGAACCAGTGGCCTTTGGAAATGGATACCAATTGGGAAAAAGGATACGGGGTTGACAAAACCCGAGAGTAGTAGTTCTTCACCGGAACATTCTGATGCACCGCATAGCAAAAATATTAACTTAGTTAGCAATGTTGAACCACAGGTAGCTTCTACTTCGCAAAATCAGGATTCATCACTAAATGCAAGTCGAACAGGCACAGGTCAGGTTTATAGTAATTTTGGTGGTCTAGTTGAGGGTGAGAATCAGGCATTAGGTAATCAGGTTGCATGTACAGTGATAGAGAACAGTGTCAATCATGATGCAGCTAATCAGATGGTTTACGAATGTGAGAATCAAGAGATATTAGACAACGATTCCTACAGAATAGCCCAAGCTGTGAACGATGCGTGTGGGGCACAACTGGCTTGTGAAGCTTTACACATGGCCACAGGTGATCCAATTGCGGAGATCGAAAGATTACTTCACTTTTGTAGTCCTGTTATATGTCAATCTTCCAATTCACCTGGTTGTTTCACGTGCGCTCAGAACTCTGTGGGTTGTGTCTCgctctgtagacatgatatacCCGACGTATCTTTGGGATGCCTGTGGCAGTGGTATGAGAAACATGGGAGCTATGGTTTGGAGATAAGGGCTCAggattatgaaaattcaaaaaaacttGGTGGTATTGGTAATTCTATGTTTCGTGCGTATTTTGTCCCTTCTTTGTCAGCAGTTCAGCTGTTTAAAAACCATGAGAATCAACTAGCAAATGGTGATGACGAATTTCCATTTATCACCTCGACATGCTATAGTGATTTGGAGCTTCTGTATGAATATTTTGAATTGGAACAACCTCAACAAAGGCGGCCTCTATATGACAA GATACAGGAGTTGGTTGGAGGAGATACACCAATGTTAGCTCAAACTTACGGGGACCCATCCAAACTGGAATCAATCAACCTGCGAGATCTTCATCCTAGATCTTG GTACTCTGTTGCATGGTATCCTATTTACCGTATACCGGATGGCAACTTCCGAGCAGCTTTCTTGACCTATCATTCACTTGGACATTTGGTTCGTAGAAGTAGAAACCCTGATTCACCAACTGTAGGTTCTTGCGTAGTATCTCCAGCCGTCGGTCTCCAAAGCTACAATGCCCAG GGTGAATGCTGGTTCCAGCTGAGGCAATCTGCACTGGCAGCAGAGATGCTGGGCTTAAACCCTTCTATCCTTCTCAAAGAACGGCTGCGGACGCTCGAGGAAACGGCTTCTCTCATGGCGAAAGCTGTTGTCAACAAGGGCAACAAAATCTGCGCAAATAGACATCCTGATTACGAGTTTTTTCTCTCTAGGCGACGATACTGA
- the LOC112799753 gene encoding uncharacterized protein isoform X3 has translation MVWQRVLLVHISHLISTFSSLKLASAVAIAVANPTDLVKVRLQAEGKLPVILEKLRVVEEKRQEVEARARELGKQVKLLVRKWKEIVDEWVRLNQPGGTAFFMGFDFCLTEG, from the exons ATGGTTTGGCAGAGAGTACTTTTAGTTCATATATCTCATCTTATAAGTACTTTTAGTTCTCTAAAATTAGCAA GTGCTGTGGCAATTGCAGTTGCAAATCCAACTGATCTTGTGAAAGTTAGACTACAAGCAGAAGGAAAATTGCCAGTTATATTAGAAAAG TTAAGAGTTGTAGAGGAAAAACGCCAAGAAGTAGAGGCCAGAGCTAGGGAGCTTGGTAAACAGGTGAAGCTACTTGTGAG GAAGTGGAAGGAAATTGTGGATGAGTGGGTGAGGTTGAATCAACCGGGTGGAACAGCTTTTTTCATGG GTTTTGATTTTTGTCTTACAGAGGGATGA
- the LOC112799753 gene encoding uncharacterized protein isoform X5 translates to MDSCLFTMKNKCYSVWIHNAIIFYFVLSTGAVAIAVANPTDLVKVRLQAEGKLPVILEKLRVVEEKRQEVEARARELGKQVKLLVRKWKEIVDEWVRLNQPGGTAFFMDS, encoded by the exons ATGGATTCTTGTCTTTTTACTATGAAGAATAAATGTTATTCTGTTTGGATACATAATGcaattattttttactttgtGTTATCAACAGGTGCTGTGGCAATTGCAGTTGCAAATCCAACTGATCTTGTGAAAGTTAGACTACAAGCAGAAGGAAAATTGCCAGTTATATTAGAAAAG TTAAGAGTTGTAGAGGAAAAACGCCAAGAAGTAGAGGCCAGAGCTAGGGAGCTTGGTAAACAGGTGAAGCTACTTGTGAG GAAGTGGAAGGAAATTGTGGATGAGTGGGTGAGGTTGAATCAACCGGGTGGAACAGCTTTTTTCATGG ATTCTTGA